A region from the Ichthyobacterium seriolicida genome encodes:
- a CDS encoding DciA family protein, which produces MHIKSIVNSILEKNNLKFKRDEIHVIDAINSIFPSLKNKSERVYLNKGILYLKINSSVLKQEILYGKNNIVKHINDVLGESVLCDIIIL; this is translated from the coding sequence GTGCACATAAAAAGTATAGTAAACTCTATTTTAGAAAAAAATAATTTAAAGTTTAAAAGAGATGAAATACACGTTATAGATGCTATAAACAGTATTTTTCCATCTTTAAAAAACAAATCAGAAAGAGTATATCTAAATAAGGGTATTTTATACTTGAAAATCAATTCATCTGTATTAAAGCAAGAAATACTATATGGTAAGAATAATATAGTTAAACATATCAATGATGTGTTAGGAGAATCTGTTTTGTGTGATATTATTATACTTTGA
- the secDF gene encoding protein translocase subunit SecDF — translation MKNSGFLKFFAVIFALVCVYQISFTWKVKSLEDQAKSYHKGEKFYLDSISNKPVYNFLGIVEYTYDEIKRRELNLGLDLKGGVNVILQVSVKDILKSLSNNSSNKVFNKALESAREDNIRNEFFLDEFVKQFNDIKKELNDDITLSSPHIFGNKDMIDKININSSDEDVIKVLREEIEKNIDRVFVVIRSRIDKFGVSQPNIQRLKNSSRILVELPGVKDTDRVKKILKSTAKLEFCETYNNDLLADFLISANDLLRDIVEKPTLSNEEKKSLDESKSEKEGSVDKIISDIKSKGSTPDVDEQHNPLFELLKPYNYSGVVLGYVSVKDTSAVSNYLNDPKIRSLLPHELRDVKFLWSAKTISEDNVLELYSVKKTNNKAPLEGDVIVDAAADFENNKPIVNMQMNSHGSRIWKKMTEKNKGNSIAIVLDDYVYSAPTVNTVIENGRSQISGRFLLEDANDLANILKAGKLPAPARIIQAEIVGPSLGQESIESGIKSFVFSLLVVLVWMIFYYSRGGLYSDIALLINVLFVFGILSSIGAVLTLPGIAGIILTIGMSVDANVLIYERIREEIASGKGIILAVKDGYNMAYSSILDANITTLLTGFVLFIFGTGPVKGFATTLIIGIFTSLFCAILLTRLLIEMDLKRKKNPTFSTRITVNWFKNINFDFLKNRKYGYVISSVIIVIGLFSLFTKGLNKGVDFVGGRTYIVRFDKTVDINSISKDLSEVFVEDNIKVIPEVKVFGSDNQVKITTKYKINSDESTVDSEVDELLYKGLSNHLSNSISISDFLHPGEGVDIGVLQSIKVGPSIADDIKESALLSILFSLIIIFFYILLRFRKWQFSVGALVAVFHDVLLVLSIFSIAYGYLPFSLEIDQAFIAAILTVIGYSINDTVVVFDRIREYIGLHSKLHLKDMVNRAVSSTLSRTINTSITTFFVLFAVFIFGGETIKGFMFALMVGLLVGTYSSIFIATPVMFDTTKNRKK, via the coding sequence ATGAAAAATAGTGGTTTTTTGAAGTTTTTTGCTGTAATATTCGCATTAGTGTGTGTATACCAGATCAGTTTTACTTGGAAGGTAAAATCGTTAGAAGATCAAGCAAAGAGCTATCACAAGGGTGAAAAATTTTATTTAGATTCTATATCTAATAAGCCTGTTTATAATTTTCTAGGAATTGTAGAATACACTTATGATGAAATTAAGCGTAGGGAATTGAATCTAGGATTAGATTTAAAAGGTGGTGTAAACGTAATACTTCAAGTTTCTGTAAAAGATATATTGAAGAGTTTGTCTAATAATTCAAGTAATAAGGTTTTTAATAAGGCTTTAGAATCGGCAAGAGAAGACAATATAAGAAATGAGTTTTTTTTAGATGAATTCGTAAAACAATTCAATGATATAAAAAAAGAATTAAATGATGATATAACATTATCTTCTCCTCATATTTTTGGTAATAAAGATATGATTGATAAAATTAATATCAACAGTAGTGATGAAGATGTTATAAAAGTTCTAAGAGAAGAAATAGAAAAAAATATAGACAGAGTATTTGTAGTTATTAGGTCTCGTATAGATAAATTTGGAGTAAGTCAGCCTAATATACAAAGGTTGAAAAATTCTAGTAGAATTTTAGTTGAATTACCAGGAGTTAAAGATACTGATAGAGTAAAGAAAATTTTAAAGAGCACTGCTAAACTAGAGTTTTGTGAGACTTATAACAATGATTTATTAGCAGATTTTTTAATATCAGCTAATGATCTTTTAAGAGATATAGTTGAAAAGCCTACTCTTTCTAATGAAGAAAAAAAATCTTTAGATGAGTCTAAAAGTGAAAAAGAGGGTTCAGTAGATAAGATTATATCTGATATAAAATCAAAGGGTTCCACTCCTGATGTAGATGAACAACACAATCCACTATTTGAATTATTAAAACCTTATAATTATTCAGGTGTTGTTCTCGGATATGTATCTGTGAAAGATACCTCTGCAGTTAGTAACTATTTAAACGATCCTAAAATTAGGAGTTTGTTACCTCATGAATTGAGAGATGTTAAATTTCTTTGGTCGGCAAAAACTATTTCTGAGGATAATGTTTTAGAGTTATATTCAGTAAAAAAGACAAATAATAAAGCTCCTTTGGAAGGAGATGTAATAGTTGATGCTGCTGCAGATTTTGAAAATAATAAGCCTATTGTTAATATGCAGATGAATTCTCATGGTTCTCGCATATGGAAAAAAATGACAGAAAAAAATAAAGGTAATAGTATAGCTATAGTGTTAGATGATTATGTTTATTCTGCTCCTACTGTAAATACAGTAATTGAAAATGGTAGATCTCAAATATCTGGAAGATTTTTATTGGAAGACGCTAATGATTTAGCTAATATTTTAAAAGCAGGTAAATTACCTGCACCAGCTAGAATTATTCAGGCTGAGATTGTAGGTCCTTCTTTAGGACAAGAATCTATAGAATCAGGAATAAAATCTTTTGTTTTTTCTCTTTTAGTGGTTTTGGTGTGGATGATTTTCTATTACTCTAGAGGAGGTTTATATTCTGATATAGCTCTTTTAATAAATGTTTTATTTGTGTTTGGAATATTGTCTTCTATAGGTGCTGTATTGACTCTTCCTGGTATTGCTGGTATAATACTAACTATAGGTATGTCTGTAGATGCTAATGTTTTAATATACGAGAGGATAAGGGAGGAGATAGCATCTGGTAAAGGAATTATTTTAGCTGTGAAAGATGGATATAATATGGCGTATTCATCTATTTTAGACGCTAATATTACTACTTTATTGACAGGTTTTGTATTGTTTATTTTTGGAACGGGTCCTGTAAAAGGTTTTGCTACAACTCTTATAATAGGAATATTTACTTCTTTGTTCTGTGCTATTTTGCTAACTAGGTTACTTATAGAGATGGATTTAAAGAGAAAGAAAAATCCAACTTTTTCTACAAGAATAACTGTTAATTGGTTTAAAAATATAAACTTTGATTTTCTTAAAAATAGAAAATACGGTTATGTTATATCTTCTGTCATAATTGTTATTGGTTTATTTTCTCTGTTTACAAAGGGTCTTAATAAAGGAGTAGATTTTGTAGGTGGTAGAACCTATATAGTGAGATTTGATAAGACTGTAGATATAAATAGTATTTCCAAAGATTTATCTGAGGTATTTGTAGAAGATAATATTAAGGTTATTCCAGAGGTAAAGGTTTTTGGGTCAGATAATCAAGTTAAGATAACGACCAAGTATAAAATAAATTCAGATGAATCCACAGTGGATTCTGAGGTAGATGAATTATTGTACAAAGGTTTATCTAATCATTTGTCGAATTCTATTTCTATTAGTGATTTTTTACATCCAGGTGAAGGAGTGGATATAGGAGTTTTACAGTCTATAAAGGTTGGACCTTCAATAGCAGATGATATTAAGGAATCAGCTCTTTTATCCATACTGTTTTCATTGATTATAATATTCTTTTATATACTCTTGAGGTTTAGAAAATGGCAGTTTAGTGTTGGAGCATTAGTGGCTGTGTTTCACGATGTTTTATTAGTACTATCTATATTTTCTATAGCTTATGGCTATCTTCCTTTTTCTTTGGAAATAGATCAAGCTTTTATAGCTGCTATTTTAACTGTGATAGGTTATTCTATAAACGATACCGTTGTAGTATTTGATCGTATTAGAGAATATATAGGTCTACATTCAAAATTACATTTAAAAGATATGGTAAATAGGGCTGTATCGAGTACTTTGAGTAGAACTATAAACACTTCTATAACCACATTTTTTGTTCTATTCGCAGTATTTATTTTTGGAGGAGAAACTATTAAAGGATTTATGTTTGCGCTAATGGTTGGTCTTTTAGTGGGTACGTATTCATCTATATTTATAGCTACTCCTGTAATGTTTGATACTACTAAGAATAGAAAAAAATAA